In Brevinema andersonii, a single genomic region encodes these proteins:
- the mnmE gene encoding tRNA uridine-5-carboxymethylaminomethyl(34) synthesis GTPase MnmE — translation MISEKIIAAPATAQGIGAVGMIRISGKGCISQCDCFFRSEKTLSDRKPNTIAYGKWIDPDTSQCIDEVLVGIFHAPHSFTGEESLEIWTHGSPFIMKEMMRVLLVHGIAAAAPGEFTMRAFLNGKLDLTEAEAIRDLTHAQTKMAHTQALGRLEGKLSAKIHHLHNAVLDLLAMLEAAIDHADEDLDFETQSHTLQRIDECILQIDTLLLGAQTGRMSVDGIKVALIGRPNVGKSSLLNALAGEDRVIVSDIAGTTRDVVEFSMSARGLLIKFFDTAGIRSTEDPIEREGTKRSLKILEEADMVFVVIDTSQQLQDDDLMILQQLPADKVCFILNKSDLPCVLSLESFEEGRKISVSAATGDGLEQIFDFIAEFYRKEGIDPENDILIANARQENLLKSAKKELQMAKKCLCNQEFEELTVSHVRKARIFVEEITGKTNDNAILDRIFSQFCIGK, via the coding sequence ATGATTTCAGAAAAAATTATCGCTGCTCCCGCTACCGCTCAAGGAATAGGAGCTGTTGGTATGATTCGTATTTCTGGTAAAGGTTGTATCAGCCAATGTGACTGTTTTTTTCGCTCGGAAAAAACGTTGAGTGATCGCAAGCCTAATACTATTGCTTATGGAAAGTGGATTGATCCGGATACTAGCCAATGCATTGATGAAGTGTTAGTAGGTATATTTCATGCTCCACACTCGTTTACAGGTGAGGAATCATTGGAAATCTGGACGCATGGTAGTCCGTTCATTATGAAGGAGATGATGCGTGTTTTGTTGGTGCATGGTATTGCAGCAGCAGCTCCGGGCGAGTTTACAATGCGGGCTTTTCTCAATGGAAAGTTAGATCTTACGGAAGCAGAAGCTATTCGAGATTTAACGCATGCGCAAACGAAAATGGCACATACCCAAGCTTTGGGACGTTTGGAAGGCAAGCTTTCTGCTAAAATTCATCACTTGCATAATGCTGTGTTGGATTTGCTTGCTATGTTGGAAGCAGCTATTGATCATGCTGATGAAGATTTAGACTTTGAAACTCAATCTCACACACTACAGAGGATCGACGAGTGTATTCTGCAAATTGATACTTTATTGCTTGGTGCTCAGACAGGCCGTATGAGCGTTGACGGGATAAAAGTTGCTTTAATTGGGCGTCCTAATGTCGGTAAATCTTCTCTTCTGAACGCATTAGCTGGTGAGGATAGAGTCATAGTCAGCGATATTGCAGGCACTACGCGGGATGTAGTGGAATTTTCAATGAGTGCACGAGGATTGCTGATAAAGTTTTTTGATACGGCGGGTATTCGGTCGACAGAGGATCCTATCGAACGTGAAGGCACAAAACGTAGCCTAAAAATTCTAGAGGAAGCAGATATGGTATTTGTTGTGATTGATACGTCACAGCAGCTTCAAGATGATGATTTAATGATATTACAGCAACTCCCTGCCGATAAAGTTTGTTTTATTCTGAATAAGTCAGATCTTCCTTGTGTGCTGTCACTGGAGAGTTTTGAGGAGGGAAGGAAAATTTCAGTTTCTGCGGCAACCGGTGATGGTTTGGAACAAATTTTTGATTTTATTGCTGAATTCTATCGAAAAGAAGGTATTGATCCTGAAAATGATATTTTAATTGCAAACGCACGGCAAGAAAATTTGCTTAAGTCGGCAAAAAAGGAACTTCAAATGGCAAAAAAATGTCTTTGTAATCAAGAGTTTGAAGAGTTAACGGTGTCTCATGTTCGAAAAGCTCGTATTTTTGTTGAAGAAATAACTGGAAAAACTAATGATAATGCTATTTTGGACAGGATTTTTTCTCAATTTTGTATAGGAAAGTAA